From one Brevundimonas sp. PAMC22021 genomic stretch:
- a CDS encoding bifunctional 2-polyprenyl-6-hydroxyphenol methylase/3-demethylubiquinol 3-O-methyltransferase UbiG — MSKPAFNFADADFVARYVEKGPRAFMPGQPGVLQMAGVLLGERVPDDGHVLVVGAGGGMDTQALAKAGPGWRFTGVDPAAKMLDLARHILGDETMRRVELIEGGVEAAPEGPFDGATLILVLGILPDDGSKLETLKQIRRRIKPGAPFVLVDRCDSADSPLFDRNMDRYVAFAAANGVDAETLKNARASHRGNPGLVTAARDETLLTEAGFADIEHFYHAMNWHGWVAYA, encoded by the coding sequence GTGAGCAAGCCCGCCTTCAATTTCGCCGACGCCGACTTTGTCGCCAGATACGTCGAAAAGGGCCCGCGCGCCTTCATGCCCGGCCAGCCCGGCGTGCTGCAGATGGCGGGCGTCCTGCTGGGCGAGCGCGTGCCCGACGATGGCCATGTTCTGGTCGTCGGCGCCGGCGGCGGCATGGACACCCAGGCGCTGGCGAAGGCCGGACCGGGCTGGCGCTTCACCGGCGTTGATCCGGCGGCGAAGATGCTGGACCTCGCCCGCCACATCCTGGGCGACGAGACCATGCGGCGGGTCGAGCTGATCGAGGGCGGCGTGGAAGCCGCGCCCGAGGGTCCGTTCGACGGCGCCACCTTGATCCTGGTGCTCGGCATCCTGCCTGACGACGGCTCGAAGCTGGAGACGCTGAAGCAGATTCGTCGACGTATAAAGCCGGGTGCGCCTTTCGTTCTGGTTGATCGCTGCGACAGTGCGGACAGTCCGCTGTTCGACCGCAACATGGACCGCTACGTCGCCTTCGCTGCGGCCAACGGCGTCGACGCCGAGACGCTGAAGAACGCCCGGGCCAGCCATCGCGGCAATCCCGGGCTGGTGACGGCTGCTCGCGACGAGACCCTGCTGACCGAAGCCGGCTTCGCCGACATCGAACACTTTTATCATGCCATGAACTGGCACGGCTGGGTGGCCTACGCCTGA
- the metH gene encoding methionine synthase, translating to MRPIFINVGERTNVTGSAKFRKLVVEGNYSAALDVARQQVEAGAQVIDINMDEGLLDGAVAMRTFLNLIAAEPDIARVPVMIDSSKWEVIEAGLKCVQGKPIVNSISMKAGEAEFREQAVKCLRYGAAVVVMAFDEVGQADTAARKIEICTRAYRILVDEVGFPPEDIIFDPNIFAVATGIEEHDNYAVDFIEATREIKRALPYARVSGGVSNVSFSFRGNEPVRRAIHSVFLYHAIQAGMDMGIVNAGDLPVYDDIDPALREAVEDVILNRPQRTNVSNTERLVDMAPSYKGEKGAAKVVDLKWREQPVGKRIEHALVNGITEYIEADTEEARLGVERPLHVIEGPLMDGMNVVGDLFGSGKMFLPQVVKSARVMKQAVAWLEPFMEAEKAGKPREQAGRILMATVKGDVHDIGKNIVGVVLQCNNYEVIDLGVMVPADRILDEAKAHNVDIVGLSGLITPSLDEMVFVAAEMERRGFDIPLLIGGATTSRTHTAVKIEPAYRAGSTTYVIDASRAVGVVSGLLSKTDRARNEAATRDEYVRIREQYARGQEVKARTTLAQARDNRWRPASDQAPVGEPSFVGVRAFDGWDLQDLADHIDWTPFFASWELIGRYPLILDDEVVGQAARDLFADAKVMLKRIIDERWFTARGVVGFWPAQAIGDDIAVYADEGRSEEIARFHTLRQQIKKTNGKPNLALSDFVAEDGQDWIGAFAVTAGHGELEIAKRFKDAGDDYSAILATALADRLAEAFAERLHKEVRTQLWGYAPDEQTSVDALIAEQYQGVRPAPGYPAQPDHTEKATLFRLLDAGQNAGMALTESFAMTPPASVSGLYFGHPGSHYFGVGKIDRDQVEDYAARKGWEVSTAERWLAPILNYDPHQAAREQAA from the coding sequence ATGCGACCGATCTTCATCAATGTCGGCGAGCGGACCAACGTCACCGGCTCGGCCAAATTCCGCAAGCTGGTGGTCGAGGGGAACTACTCCGCCGCGTTGGACGTGGCCCGGCAGCAGGTCGAGGCGGGCGCCCAGGTCATCGACATCAACATGGACGAGGGGCTGCTGGACGGCGCCGTCGCCATGCGGACCTTTCTGAACCTGATCGCGGCCGAGCCCGATATCGCCCGCGTGCCGGTGATGATCGACTCCTCCAAATGGGAGGTGATCGAGGCGGGGCTGAAGTGCGTCCAGGGCAAGCCCATCGTCAACTCCATCTCGATGAAGGCGGGCGAGGCGGAGTTCCGTGAACAGGCGGTCAAATGCCTGCGCTACGGCGCCGCCGTCGTGGTCATGGCCTTCGATGAAGTCGGTCAGGCCGACACCGCCGCACGCAAGATCGAGATCTGCACCCGCGCCTACCGCATCCTGGTCGACGAGGTCGGCTTCCCGCCCGAGGACATCATCTTCGACCCCAACATCTTCGCCGTGGCGACGGGGATCGAGGAACACGACAACTACGCCGTCGACTTCATCGAGGCGACGCGCGAGATCAAGCGCGCCCTGCCCTACGCCCGCGTCTCCGGCGGCGTGTCGAACGTGTCGTTCAGCTTCCGCGGCAACGAGCCCGTGCGCCGGGCGATCCACAGCGTCTTCCTGTATCACGCCATCCAGGCCGGCATGGACATGGGCATCGTCAACGCCGGCGATCTTCCGGTCTATGACGACATCGACCCGGCGCTGCGCGAGGCCGTCGAGGACGTGATCCTGAACCGGCCGCAGCGGACCAACGTGTCCAACACCGAGCGGCTGGTGGACATGGCCCCGTCCTACAAGGGCGAAAAGGGCGCGGCCAAGGTCGTGGACCTGAAGTGGCGCGAGCAGCCGGTCGGCAAGCGCATCGAGCACGCCCTGGTCAACGGCATCACCGAATACATCGAGGCCGACACCGAAGAAGCGCGGCTAGGCGTTGAACGTCCGCTGCACGTCATCGAAGGCCCGCTGATGGACGGCATGAATGTGGTCGGCGACCTGTTCGGCTCGGGCAAGATGTTCCTGCCGCAGGTGGTGAAGTCGGCGCGGGTGATGAAGCAGGCCGTGGCCTGGCTGGAACCCTTCATGGAGGCAGAGAAGGCCGGCAAGCCGCGCGAACAGGCCGGCCGCATCCTGATGGCGACGGTCAAGGGCGACGTCCACGACATCGGAAAGAACATCGTCGGCGTCGTGCTTCAGTGCAACAATTACGAGGTGATCGACCTGGGCGTCATGGTCCCGGCCGATCGCATCCTGGACGAGGCCAAGGCCCACAACGTCGACATCGTCGGCCTGTCCGGCCTGATCACGCCGTCGCTGGACGAGATGGTGTTCGTGGCGGCAGAGATGGAGCGGCGCGGGTTCGACATCCCGCTGCTGATCGGCGGGGCGACCACCAGCCGGACGCACACGGCCGTGAAGATCGAGCCGGCCTACCGGGCGGGTTCGACCACCTATGTCATCGACGCCAGCCGCGCGGTCGGCGTGGTGTCGGGCCTGCTGTCCAAGACCGACCGGGCCAGGAACGAAGCCGCCACCCGCGACGAATACGTTCGCATCCGCGAACAGTACGCACGCGGCCAGGAAGTCAAGGCGCGGACCACCCTGGCCCAGGCGCGCGACAATCGCTGGCGGCCCGCGTCCGATCAGGCGCCGGTGGGCGAGCCGAGCTTCGTCGGCGTGCGGGCGTTCGACGGCTGGGACCTGCAGGATTTGGCCGACCACATCGACTGGACTCCCTTCTTCGCCAGCTGGGAGCTGATCGGGCGCTATCCGCTGATCCTGGACGACGAGGTGGTGGGCCAGGCGGCGCGCGACCTGTTCGCCGACGCCAAGGTCATGCTGAAGCGGATCATCGACGAGAGGTGGTTCACCGCGCGCGGCGTCGTCGGCTTCTGGCCCGCCCAGGCGATCGGCGACGACATTGCCGTCTATGCCGACGAGGGCCGCAGCGAGGAGATCGCCCGCTTCCACACGCTGCGCCAGCAGATCAAGAAGACCAACGGCAAGCCGAACCTGGCGCTGTCCGACTTCGTCGCCGAGGACGGTCAGGACTGGATCGGCGCCTTCGCCGTCACCGCCGGCCACGGCGAGCTGGAGATCGCCAAACGGTTCAAGGATGCGGGCGACGACTATTCCGCCATCCTGGCGACCGCCCTGGCCGATCGCCTGGCCGAAGCCTTTGCCGAGCGACTGCACAAGGAAGTGCGCACGCAGCTTTGGGGCTATGCGCCGGACGAGCAGACCAGCGTGGACGCCCTGATCGCCGAGCAGTATCAGGGCGTCCGCCCTGCCCCCGGCTATCCGGCCCAGCCTGATCACACGGAAAAAGCCACACTGTTCCGCCTGCTGGACGCCGGTCAGAACGCAGGCATGGCCCTGACCGAAAGCTTCGCCATGACGCCGCCGGCCTCGGTGTCGGGCCTGTATTTCGGGCATCCGGGCAGCCACTATTTCGGCGTCGGCAAGATCGACCGCGACCAGGTCGAGGACTATGCCGCGCGCAAGGGCTGGGAGGTCTCCACCGCCGAGCGCTGGCTGGCGCCCATTCTCAACTACGATCCGCATCAGGCCGCCCGAGAACAGGCGGCCTGA
- a CDS encoding TonB-dependent receptor domain-containing protein: protein MTCIGENSPTTQEDAVLTIQTIRERLLASTMIGGVALAAAVALPAAAVLVAPTTAAAQDFTSGAIQGEVTNTAGQPVVGATVTVSQNERAFTRTTTTNERGNFRVAGAPVGNYTVTISGPGIDTYTDSNVSILLGSTRDYGFTVSQAGAAGEALDDIVVVGTRAARVDFDRTTTGINLDVQETFDRLPTSRNIAAIQLLAPGTTPGDSAFGNEVSINGSSVAENVFYLNGMNITNFRTLLGGNTVPFTFYQQVDVKTGGFQAEFGRNTGGAVIATSRSGGDEFHGGVDVYWGPDELREQVPDTTFINADNSVSVTPNDLDVRDSLDANVWLSGPLWKEHAYFFGFYNYRDNSQEDTGSSGTLTRTTFDDPFYGGKLDLYLNPDHRLEITYFNDDQSNETTQLLSGATEPSRTFNESGGETSIFQYTGNFTDWLTISALYGSNKFNQTIAGSADSEPSVIGFAGQGTLRGNPAQLIEAGQDERKLYRLDADVYVTNFFGDHHFRIGADREDLTTTSVTSFSGGIQYVYRGPATTTQVGGLVPANTPYVRVRDIRRGGSFDIEQTAFYIQDAWDVTDRLSLQLGVRAEKFDNKDDTGATFAATDYDISPRIGATYDLFGDQSTRLSAFYGRYYIPIAGNTNLRLAGAELFTDTYYLYNSVGGLTLNPGETQAQLILRCAQDRSNTCAPGLAATPLQTIVNSNGERSAATSLVSQNLDAQNQDEFIVGITHQLESGWRFSANATYRELNAVMEDYDTSFIIDDYCASVGITPANCGAINNAGEYVLLNPGKDLVITPDATSFPALAGQTITIPAAILDIPEAERTYQALELSFERPWDGKWALQGSVVLSESEGNIEGGVKSDNGQDDTGLTQDFDEPGWTDGSFGFLPNHRGQTFKLFGSYALTDDITLGANIFVQSPRHYGCIGSYPFDDGRAQPATITANYCVRGATSVLTPRGSQFSGQWNKRIDASVAWNIPTSMAGRLQLRADVFNLFDFQGAADYDEVGDLSAGTASPNYKNIISYQAPRNIRLGLSYQF from the coding sequence ATGACCTGCATCGGCGAGAACTCGCCGACCACTCAGGAGGATGCCGTTTTGACTATTCAAACCATTCGTGAGCGCCTGCTGGCCTCCACGATGATCGGTGGCGTGGCCTTGGCGGCGGCCGTCGCGCTGCCGGCAGCCGCGGTGCTGGTCGCGCCGACGACGGCTGCGGCACAGGACTTCACTTCCGGCGCTATCCAGGGTGAGGTTACGAACACCGCAGGCCAGCCCGTGGTCGGCGCAACCGTGACTGTCTCGCAGAACGAGCGGGCTTTTACCCGAACAACGACAACCAACGAGCGCGGCAATTTCCGCGTGGCCGGTGCGCCCGTGGGTAACTACACCGTCACGATCTCCGGGCCTGGTATCGACACCTACACCGACAGCAACGTCTCGATCCTGCTCGGTTCCACGCGGGATTATGGCTTCACCGTCAGTCAGGCTGGTGCGGCGGGCGAGGCGCTGGACGACATTGTTGTCGTCGGGACACGCGCTGCTCGGGTTGACTTCGATCGCACCACCACCGGGATCAACCTCGACGTGCAGGAGACGTTCGATCGGCTTCCGACTTCCCGCAACATCGCAGCCATCCAGCTTCTGGCGCCGGGGACGACTCCTGGCGACAGCGCCTTTGGCAACGAAGTGTCGATCAACGGCTCTTCGGTCGCCGAGAACGTCTTCTACCTTAACGGTATGAACATCACCAATTTCCGCACGCTGTTGGGCGGAAACACGGTGCCCTTCACCTTCTATCAGCAAGTTGACGTGAAGACCGGTGGCTTCCAGGCAGAATTCGGCCGCAACACCGGCGGCGCGGTGATCGCAACTAGCCGGTCCGGCGGAGATGAGTTCCACGGGGGTGTTGACGTCTACTGGGGACCTGACGAGCTGCGCGAGCAGGTTCCAGATACGACCTTCATCAACGCAGACAACTCTGTCAGCGTCACACCGAATGATCTGGATGTCCGTGACAGCCTAGATGCCAACGTCTGGTTGTCAGGGCCGCTGTGGAAGGAGCACGCGTATTTCTTCGGCTTCTACAACTATCGAGACAACTCTCAGGAAGATACGGGCTCGTCGGGCACGCTGACCCGAACGACGTTCGACGACCCCTTCTACGGCGGTAAGCTCGATCTATATCTGAACCCAGATCACCGTCTGGAGATCACGTATTTCAACGACGATCAGTCTAATGAGACCACCCAACTGCTGTCTGGAGCCACGGAGCCGTCGAGGACCTTCAACGAGTCCGGCGGTGAAACTTCGATCTTCCAGTACACCGGCAACTTTACGGACTGGTTGACGATCTCGGCTCTTTACGGCTCCAACAAGTTCAACCAGACCATCGCCGGGTCAGCTGATTCCGAACCAAGCGTGATAGGCTTCGCTGGCCAAGGTACACTTCGCGGTAACCCTGCGCAGTTGATCGAGGCTGGTCAGGACGAGCGTAAGCTGTATCGCCTTGATGCCGATGTCTACGTCACGAACTTCTTCGGCGACCACCACTTCCGGATCGGCGCCGACCGCGAAGATCTGACGACGACGAGCGTCACGAGCTTCTCCGGCGGCATCCAATATGTGTACCGCGGACCCGCGACCACCACTCAGGTCGGCGGCCTCGTGCCGGCGAACACGCCTTACGTTCGCGTGCGTGACATCCGCCGTGGCGGATCGTTCGATATCGAACAGACCGCCTTCTACATCCAGGATGCCTGGGATGTGACCGATCGCCTGTCACTGCAACTCGGCGTGCGCGCGGAGAAGTTCGACAACAAGGATGACACCGGCGCAACCTTCGCCGCCACGGATTACGACATCTCGCCGCGCATCGGGGCGACCTATGACCTCTTCGGGGATCAGAGCACCCGCCTGTCGGCATTCTACGGCCGGTATTACATTCCAATCGCCGGCAACACGAACCTGCGCCTGGCGGGCGCCGAGCTCTTCACGGACACCTACTACCTATATAACAGCGTCGGCGGCCTTACCCTCAATCCGGGTGAGACACAGGCTCAGCTGATCCTCCGGTGTGCTCAGGATCGGTCAAATACCTGCGCGCCCGGACTCGCCGCGACTCCGTTGCAGACGATTGTCAACTCGAACGGTGAACGCTCTGCTGCAACATCGCTGGTCTCGCAGAACCTGGATGCGCAGAACCAGGACGAGTTCATCGTCGGCATCACGCATCAGCTCGAAAGCGGCTGGCGCTTCTCCGCGAACGCCACGTATCGCGAGTTGAACGCCGTGATGGAGGACTACGACACGTCCTTTATCATTGACGATTACTGTGCGTCCGTCGGCATCACGCCTGCAAACTGCGGCGCCATCAACAACGCTGGCGAATACGTCCTGCTCAACCCGGGTAAGGATCTTGTCATCACCCCGGATGCGACCAGCTTCCCGGCGCTGGCAGGCCAGACCATCACGATCCCCGCCGCGATCCTGGATATCCCGGAAGCCGAGCGGACCTATCAAGCGCTCGAACTGTCCTTTGAACGTCCGTGGGATGGCAAGTGGGCGCTTCAAGGCTCGGTGGTGCTTTCCGAGTCGGAGGGCAACATCGAGGGCGGCGTGAAGTCGGATAACGGCCAGGACGACACCGGGTTGACTCAGGACTTCGATGAGCCGGGCTGGACCGATGGTTCTTTCGGCTTCCTGCCCAACCACCGTGGCCAGACCTTCAAACTCTTCGGCTCGTATGCTCTGACGGACGACATCACACTGGGCGCCAACATCTTCGTCCAGTCGCCCCGCCATTACGGCTGCATCGGCTCCTACCCGTTCGATGACGGTCGGGCGCAACCCGCTACAATCACAGCGAACTACTGTGTTCGTGGAGCGACAAGCGTGCTGACTCCCCGCGGCAGCCAGTTCTCTGGTCAGTGGAACAAGAGGATCGATGCGTCTGTTGCGTGGAACATTCCGACATCCATGGCGGGGCGGCTCCAGTTGCGCGCAGACGTCTTCAACCTGTTCGATTTCCAGGGCGCTGCTGACTATGACGAGGTGGGTGATCTGAGCGCGGGCACCGCCAGCCCGAACTACAAAAACATCATCTCCTACCAGGCCCCCCGTAACATTCGCCTGGGCCTCTCCTACCAGTTCTGA
- a CDS encoding long-chain-fatty-acid--CoA ligase, giving the protein MLGLMQDWPLTVDKIIDHARNWHGDREVVTRSVEGPIVRTTYAAIHERAKRLSNALKAWGIEPGDRVATLAWNSANHMETWYGIMGIGAVCHTLNPRLFPEQLGWIINHAEDRVVFTDLTFLPLLEAVLPHCPTVERVVVLTDAAHLPQTKIPSLQDYESVLAGQSADCAWGGFDENTACGLCYTSGTTGNPKGVLYSHRSNFLHTFMAMTATVMGATPSEVILPVVPMFHANAWGIAFAGPASGTKLVMPGARMDGAALYELIEGEGVTFSAAVPTVWQGLFAHMKANDLRFSTLKRVLIGGSACPESLIRGFQQDFGVEVTHAWGMTETSPIGTIGHLPPEIAGLPYDEQMKWRTKQGVPPLGVELALKDEAGQPVAHDGETFGRLMVRGPIVAAGYFKSDASILDDQGFFDTGDIATVDPQGFMQITDRAKDVIKSGGEWISSIEIENIAVGHPKVELAAVIGAPHAKWDERPVLIIKLKPGETLNKAEHLDHLRGRIAKWWMPDDVVQAEDIPLGATGKIDKKLLRERMKDYRLPESA; this is encoded by the coding sequence ATGCTGGGATTGATGCAGGACTGGCCGCTGACGGTCGACAAGATCATCGATCACGCCCGCAACTGGCACGGCGACCGCGAGGTGGTCACGCGCTCCGTCGAGGGACCGATCGTCCGCACCACCTATGCCGCCATTCATGAGCGCGCCAAGCGCCTGTCGAACGCGCTGAAGGCCTGGGGGATCGAACCTGGCGACCGCGTCGCCACCCTGGCCTGGAACAGCGCCAACCACATGGAGACCTGGTACGGGATCATGGGCATCGGCGCGGTCTGCCACACTCTGAACCCGCGCCTCTTTCCCGAACAGCTCGGCTGGATCATCAATCACGCCGAGGACCGGGTCGTCTTTACCGACCTGACCTTCCTGCCGCTGCTGGAGGCGGTGCTGCCGCACTGCCCGACGGTCGAGCGGGTGGTCGTCCTGACCGACGCGGCGCACCTGCCGCAGACAAAAATCCCGAGCCTCCAGGACTACGAGAGCGTCTTGGCCGGGCAGTCGGCCGACTGCGCCTGGGGCGGCTTTGACGAAAACACCGCCTGCGGCCTCTGCTATACCTCCGGCACGACGGGCAATCCGAAGGGCGTGCTCTACTCCCACCGCTCGAACTTCCTGCACACCTTCATGGCCATGACGGCCACGGTGATGGGGGCGACGCCCAGCGAGGTGATCCTGCCGGTGGTGCCCATGTTCCACGCCAACGCCTGGGGCATCGCCTTCGCCGGTCCGGCCTCGGGGACCAAGCTGGTCATGCCCGGCGCGCGCATGGACGGCGCGGCGCTGTACGAGCTGATCGAGGGGGAGGGCGTCACCTTCTCCGCCGCCGTGCCCACCGTGTGGCAGGGCCTGTTCGCGCACATGAAGGCCAACGACCTGCGCTTCTCGACGTTGAAGCGCGTGCTGATCGGCGGCTCGGCCTGTCCCGAAAGCCTGATCCGCGGCTTCCAGCAGGACTTCGGCGTCGAGGTCACCCACGCCTGGGGCATGACCGAAACCTCGCCCATCGGCACCATCGGCCACCTGCCGCCCGAGATCGCTGGCCTGCCCTATGACGAGCAGATGAAGTGGCGGACCAAGCAGGGCGTGCCGCCGCTGGGCGTCGAACTGGCGCTGAAGGACGAAGCCGGTCAGCCGGTCGCCCACGACGGAGAGACTTTTGGTCGGCTGATGGTCAGGGGCCCCATCGTCGCCGCCGGCTACTTCAAGTCGGACGCCTCCATCCTGGATGATCAGGGCTTCTTCGACACCGGCGACATCGCCACCGTCGATCCGCAAGGCTTCATGCAGATTACCGACCGCGCCAAGGACGTGATCAAGTCGGGCGGCGAGTGGATTTCCTCCATCGAGATCGAGAACATCGCGGTCGGCCATCCCAAGGTCGAACTGGCGGCCGTGATCGGCGCCCCGCACGCCAAGTGGGACGAACGCCCCGTGCTGATCATCAAGCTCAAGCCCGGCGAGACGCTGAACAAGGCCGAACACCTCGATCACCTGCGCGGCAGGATTGCCAAATGGTGGATGCCCGACGACGTGGTCCAGGCCGAGGACATCCCGCTGGGCGCCACCGGCAAGATCGACAAGAAGCTGTTGCGCGAGCGGATGAAGGACTACCGTCTGCCCGAATCCGCCTGA
- the udk gene encoding uridine kinase — protein sequence MAILIAITGGSGSGKSTLAEALVAALPAGAAVLMREDSYYRDAASLPDFDAETFDFDDVAARDHELLTAHLSELKAGRGVEAPVYSFIHHGREPGGEAVAPAEVVVVEGTHVLCTPELTALFDIRVFVDTPADIRFIRRLLRDQSERGRTADSVIHQYLLTVRPGHERLTEPSRTHADFIVADATAAVRLEDPQAVVRLAAPVLAHPLLKPLLA from the coding sequence ATGGCCATTCTGATCGCGATTACCGGGGGCTCGGGTTCGGGCAAGAGCACGCTGGCGGAGGCGCTGGTGGCGGCCCTGCCCGCGGGCGCCGCCGTGCTGATGCGCGAGGACTCCTATTATCGCGATGCGGCGTCCCTGCCCGACTTCGACGCCGAGACCTTCGACTTCGACGACGTGGCGGCGCGGGATCACGAACTGCTGACCGCCCACCTGTCCGAGCTGAAGGCCGGACGCGGGGTGGAGGCCCCGGTCTACTCGTTCATCCACCACGGGCGCGAGCCGGGCGGCGAAGCGGTGGCGCCGGCCGAGGTGGTGGTCGTGGAGGGGACGCATGTGCTGTGCACCCCGGAGCTGACCGCCCTGTTCGACATCCGGGTGTTCGTCGACACGCCCGCCGACATCCGCTTCATCCGACGGCTGCTGCGCGATCAGAGCGAGCGCGGTCGCACGGCGGATTCGGTGATCCATCAGTATCTGCTGACGGTCCGGCCAGGGCATGAGCGGCTGACCGAGCCGTCACGCACCCACGCGGACTTCATCGTGGCCGATGCGACCGCCGCCGTCAGGCTGGAGGACCCGCAGGCGGTGGTGCGGCTGGCGGCGCCGGTGCTGGCGCATCCGCTGCTGAAGCCGCTTCTGGCCTAG
- a CDS encoding homocysteine S-methyltransferase family protein, producing the protein MTRAERIAALHAAARERILVLDGSWGVMIQRRDLSEADFQGDRFVAANGYDERRQMKGNNDILCITRPDIVAGLHDQYFAAGADISETNTFSATTIAQEDYRLDAQSVWDINLEGAKLARAAADRWTEKEPHKPRFAAGSIGPLNKMLSMSSDVNDPGARLVTFDQVYDAYRHQVRALNEGGVHLYLIETITDTLNCKAAIKAIKDLEDEGMDALPIWISGTITDRSGRTLSGQTAEAFWNSVRHAKPFAVGFNCALGADLMRPFIAELSRVADTLVAAYPNAGLPNAMGQYDEQPHETAHFIEEWAASGLVNIVGGCCGTTPDHIKHVAEEVAGVTPRAIPERPVALRLSGLEPFEMVA; encoded by the coding sequence ATGACCCGCGCAGAACGCATCGCCGCCCTGCATGCAGCGGCCAGGGAACGCATCCTGGTGCTGGACGGCAGCTGGGGCGTGATGATCCAGCGACGGGACCTGTCGGAGGCTGACTTTCAGGGGGACCGGTTCGTGGCGGCGAACGGCTATGACGAAAGGCGCCAGATGAAGGGGAACAACGACATCCTCTGCATCACGCGGCCCGACATCGTCGCCGGCCTGCACGACCAGTATTTCGCGGCCGGCGCCGACATCTCCGAGACCAACACCTTCTCGGCCACCACCATCGCCCAGGAGGACTATCGCCTGGACGCCCAGTCCGTCTGGGACATCAATCTGGAGGGCGCGAAACTGGCCCGCGCCGCCGCCGACCGCTGGACGGAAAAGGAACCGCACAAGCCCCGTTTCGCCGCCGGTTCGATCGGGCCGCTGAACAAGATGCTGTCGATGTCGTCGGACGTGAACGACCCCGGCGCGCGCCTAGTCACCTTCGACCAGGTCTATGACGCCTATCGCCATCAGGTCCGGGCGCTGAACGAGGGCGGGGTCCACCTCTACCTGATCGAGACCATCACCGACACGCTGAACTGCAAGGCCGCGATCAAGGCGATCAAGGACCTGGAAGACGAGGGCATGGATGCCCTGCCGATCTGGATTTCGGGCACCATCACCGACCGCTCGGGCCGCACCCTGTCGGGCCAGACGGCCGAGGCCTTCTGGAACAGCGTCCGCCACGCCAAACCGTTCGCCGTCGGCTTCAACTGCGCGCTCGGGGCCGACCTGATGCGCCCGTTCATTGCGGAGCTGAGCCGCGTCGCCGACACCCTGGTCGCGGCCTATCCCAATGCTGGCCTGCCCAACGCCATGGGCCAGTATGACGAGCAACCCCACGAGACGGCCCATTTCATCGAGGAATGGGCCGCCTCCGGCTTGGTCAACATCGTCGGCGGCTGCTGCGGCACGACGCCCGACCACATCAAGCACGTCGCCGAGGAAGTGGCGGGCGTGACGCCGAGAGCCATTCCGGAACGACCAGTCGCCCTGCGCCTGTCCGGTCTCGAGCCGTTCGAGATGGTGGCGTGA
- a CDS encoding MBL fold metallo-hydrolase — protein sequence MIPFVRDFPFAYGHADRLTPLIERVIADNPGPFTFKGTGTYIVGRDEPGASVAVIDPGPLDEGHLQALLRTVDGRVVSHVLVTHTHRDHAPLARPFAEATGARVLAMRSPVRETHASGGADEDEAPAFVPDEVLVGGEVIEGDGWTLEAMATPGHASNHMAFVLREENALFCGDHVMGWATTVVAPPDGDMADYMQSLDAVIARGFSTLYPTHGAPITEPGPFLLAYREHRTRREAQVLKRLAAGDETIEQMLPRLYVGVDKRLWPAAALSVLAHLVKLCREGRVTADPAPVAEARFRLG from the coding sequence TTGATTCCCTTTGTGCGCGACTTCCCCTTCGCCTACGGCCACGCCGATCGTCTGACGCCGCTGATCGAGCGGGTGATCGCCGACAATCCGGGGCCTTTCACCTTTAAGGGCACCGGGACCTACATCGTGGGGCGGGATGAGCCGGGGGCGTCGGTGGCGGTGATCGATCCGGGGCCGCTGGACGAGGGGCATCTGCAGGCGCTGCTCAGAACAGTTGATGGGCGGGTCGTTAGCCATGTGCTGGTGACGCATACGCATCGGGATCATGCGCCGCTGGCGAGGCCTTTTGCCGAAGCGACGGGGGCCAGGGTGCTGGCGATGCGATCGCCCGTCAGGGAGACTCACGCGTCGGGAGGTGCCGACGAGGATGAGGCCCCGGCTTTCGTCCCCGATGAGGTGCTGGTCGGCGGCGAGGTGATCGAAGGCGACGGCTGGACGCTTGAAGCGATGGCGACGCCGGGGCATGCGTCGAACCACATGGCCTTTGTGCTGCGCGAGGAGAACGCCCTGTTCTGCGGCGACCATGTGATGGGCTGGGCCACCACCGTCGTGGCGCCGCCGGACGGGGACATGGCCGACTATATGCAGAGCCTGGATGCGGTGATCGCGCGGGGGTTTTCGACGTTGTACCCAACGCACGGCGCGCCGATCACCGAGCCGGGGCCGTTCCTTTTGGCTTATCGCGAGCATCGGACGCGACGCGAAGCGCAGGTGCTGAAGCGGCTGGCGGCGGGGGACGAGACGATCGAGCAGATGCTGCCGCGCCTCTATGTCGGGGTGGACAAGCGGTTGTGGCCGGCGGCGGCGCTGTCGGTGCTGGCGCACCTGGTCAAGCTGTGCCGCGAAGGGCGGGTGACGGCTGATCCGGCGCCGGTGGCGGAGGCGCGCTTCAGGCTGGGCTGA